TCGATGGGCCTGACACCCGCGCGCTTGGATGGACGGGAGTCGGGCCCCAAGCCTGACGTCTTGCTCAGTCTTCGTGATGACTGGCGCCTGAGGGGATTCATCGAGGACCGCAAGGCGACCCTGGAAACGGTCCGCGGCACAGCGGGTCTCGAGGAGCTGCCTTGCTGGCTGGCCTCATGGGGATATCTGAAGCCGGATGACCCCGTGACCCTCCCCGAGGGTGTGTCGCTACTCAGTCCGGAATGCTTCGCAGGGCCCTTGGCGAGCTGGAACTGATTCGTTAACGTACATCTGTACTACGTGTGACGGATGGTTCGTGATGGGGCACTGGATGCATTGTCCGGTGTCTGTTCCCAGGTCAGCGGCGGTTTCGCCGCCGTCCTGATCAGCTGCCGCCGACGCCCTTTAGCTCCTTAACTGTTCAAGCCATGCCAGTCGAAGTGAAATCCTCCCAGTCCTCCGGTGGAGATGTCCGCCCCGGTGAGCGTGATCAGGCGCTCAATCTCGTGCTCGGGCAGATCGAGCGCAATTTCGGGAAGGGGTCGATCATGCGTCTTGGAGACGCCTCTCGAATGCGGGTGGAGACCATCTCCACCGGAGCGCTCACTCTCGACCTTGCCTTGGGTGGTGGTTATCCCAAAGGACGGGTTGTGGAGGTGTATGGGCCGGAAAGCTCCGGTAAGACCACGCTGACGTTGCATGCCATCGCCGAGGTGCAGCGGCGGGGCGGTGTGGCGGCCTTCGTGGATGCTGAGCATGCACTCGATCCCGTTTATGCCGCTTCGCTCGGAGTCGATATCGAGAATCTGTTGGTGTCGCAGCCCGACACCGGTGAAATGGCCCTGGAGATCGTCGATCAGCTCGTGCGCTCTGCTGCCGTTGACATCGTCGTGGTGGACTCGGTCGCGGCGCTGACGCCCCGAGCCGAGATCGAAGGCGAGATGGGTGATCTGGCGGTGGGATCCCAGGCGCGTCTGATGAGTCAGGCCATGCGCAAGATCACAGGCAACATCGGCAAATCCGGTTGCACCGTGATTTTCCTCAACCAGTTGCGTCTGAAAATCGGTGTGACCTATGGCAATCCGGAAACAACAACCGGTGGTAACGCCCTCAAGTTCTATGCGTCGGTGCGCCTCGATATTCGCCGCATCCAGACGCTGAAGCGCGGCACCGAGGAGTACGGGATCCGGGCGAAGGTGAAGGTGGCCAAAAACAAGGTGGCGCCGCCCTTCCGAATCGCAGAATTCGACATCCTTTTCGGTCGTGGCATCAGCACCCTGGGATGCTTGTTGGATTTGGCGGAAGAAACAGGTGTCGTGACCCGCAAAGGAGCCTGGTACAGCTACGAAGGCGACAACATTGGCCAGGGGCGGGACAACACCATCGGCTGGCTGGAGCAGAACCCTGAGGCCAAAGACACGATCGAGACGTTGGTCCGTCAGAAGCTCACCGAGGGCTCGGAAGTGACCTCCAACTCCATGCGGCCGCTTGCCGCCGCCGCACGCTCGGCGGCAACCAAGCCCGGCGAGAAGGCCTCTGATGCTCAGGCGGATGTCAAGAGCAAAGGGGCTGCCTGAGTACGGCCCCTCACGGATCAGACTTGAATCGAGCAGGAAGAGCCGCGTTGACTGCGGCTCTCCTGGAGATTGTCGGCAATGCGCTGAAGTTCTTGGATCGCTTCAGCACCTTCGAACTTCACCAATTCGCGTCCGTTGCGCGACTCAACCCAGCTGATTCCGAAGTCGGACACGAGAAATCGCACCATGTGCTGATCACCGAGCTCGGCGACAAATGAGGCTCCAGAGCCATCGCGACCGTCGTCGCAGACGTAGCAAGTTGCCGTAACGCCAAGCTTCTGGAGGCTTTTGGCGAGAGCCTGAAGGCTCATCACCAGATCCTGGACAACCGTTCGATATTGCTCTGAAAGACGCAAAAACACTTCGATCACCCGACGCATGAGTGAATTCTAAAGGTTTTCTATTGATTTGGTTGAGTCTTCGGTTCTTGGTTCTTTCAGGGTGTGTCTGCCAGTGTCCACCAGCCCGCTGCTGGACCAACAAATCGCACCACCACCCAAAACACAACCAGCGCTCCGATTCCGATCCAAGCGCCGCGCGTGGTGATTGAAACGAACTGCGATGCCTGGCTTCGGGTTAGGGGTAACCAATCAATGAAGCGCTCGGCATCCTTGGGATTGGTTTTCTGCTGTCGGGGCGGCAGGCCCTGGCTGGCGCGACGGCGGGCTTCTCCCATGGTTGTTCTATCCCTAAGACCAGCCTAGGGGTGTCCATCAATCAGGTAGCAGCCGCTGCAGTGAACTCCAAGGCTCCAGAGCTTGGAACACCTGCTCTCCCCAGCTTCGGCTTCGCACTCGACCATCCAGGATGGCGAGACGGCCGCCACTGCGTCTGAGGGGGGCAATGGCCGGAATCAGGATGGCCAAAGCCTCCGGCAGAAGCAGGTCTCTGAACCAGTCGCGACCTTGTTTTTTCAAGACTTTCACGCGCGCGGCCGTGAGTGGATCTTCCAAGCTTGCGATCGGCAGCAGGGCTGTGATGAGTTGATCCGGTTCCGGAAGGGTTGGCTGATGGGTCATCCACCAGCCCCAACTGGTGCAGATCACGCCATTGGGTTTGTCGCAAGCGCGATCGATGGTCACTCTGCTGCCGAATTCCGCTGCTAGTTCGCTGGCCAGTCTCTGCAGCAGGGCTGCGTCATTCGCAAGAACCACCGTCAGACCTGAGCGGCCAAGGATGAGACGCCGGCACTGATCGAGCAGATGGCTGGCGTAGATCTCCGTATTGGGCAGGGGTTGCCTGCGGGGGGCGTAGATCGGGATCGGTTCACTGCGTGGCGGCTCGCGCAGATCGATTCGGATCACGGGATCGTCACGGTCGGGAGGTGTTGGATTGGAGGCTCTGCGGCATCCCCCATCGCCATGAATCAGGGTCCAGGGTCGCGTGCTGAACAGGTCTTGGATTTCCTCAAGGGGCTCAAGGGGCTGAAGCGTCCATTGCCACTGCAGGTGTTCATGGTCGAGTCGGGCCCAGCTCGCCCAGGTGTCCATCCCCATGGCAGCGAGGTGACTCCAGGGTTCCGGCGCCGGGCCGGTCAGTTGCAGTAAGTCGCGGACGCTCGTCAGGGCGCTGTCCGGCATGGAGAGCTGACGGCACTTGCCGGAACCACGGGCGAACAGTTGTCGGCTCAAGCGTTCATGCAGGTCCAGAAGTCCTTGGCCTGTGGCGGGAAAGGCGGTTCTGAGTTCTTCCCAATGGCGCGCCTCGAGCTGCACGGCCATGGCGTCCCGGAGTCGTGTAGCCAGATGCTCTGCTTCTGGAATCACCAGGTGGTCGTCATGCCGGAGGTGCCCGAGGCGGTACGCCGTGATCAGCTGGCTGGGAGTGAGTAGCCACAGTTGATCGCTCGTGGGTGGATGAACACTGCTCCAGCATCCGAGTCGTAGGTCGCTCTGGAGCAGACGGGGACGCTCCAGGCTGAGAAAGCGTTGCCGTTGCTGCGGATCCAGTACCAGAACGGTGTTGCGGCTCTGGAGGCAGAGGGGGACGAGCAGGGCAAGCCACCAGCGTTCATCACTACCGGCAGAAAGTTGGATGCTGGTTTGATCGCGGCGGCGCAGGCTACGGCCCACCAGCCGACTCAAGGTCAGTTGATGCTCCCACTGTCCGGCATCTGCACGGAGCAGATGCTTCAACTGCTGATGGGCCTGAACTTCCAGCATCGGCTAACCCTACGGAGCTCTCTGATCAGGAATGGTTCAACCTGATCATGCTTGCTTTCTTGAGTGGTGAAGCAACATGGTGGCCTTGGCTGGGCAGGCATGGGAGAGGAGCGGAGCACTGGGCTGCAGGCTCTCGGGAAGGTTGGTGTGGTGGGCCTCGGTTTAATCGGTGGCTCGATCGCTCTCGACCTTCGTGAGCAGGGTGTGCCGGTGACCGGGCTTGTGCATCGCGACAGCACAGCGGCTCGTGCCATGCAGCGGGGGCTGGTGGACGAGGTCAGTTGCCATCCCTTCTGCCTCAGCGACTGCAACACCGTGATCCTGGCCCTTCCGATCGAAGCGCTGCTGACGCCTGAACCGCAGTTGGTCGAGGCACTACCGGCCCATGCCGTTGTGACGGATGTGGGGTCCGTGAAAGGGGCGGTGCTTGAGGTCTGGCGCGACCGCCACCCTCGTTTCGTGGCAGCCCATCCCATGGCAGGAACGGATCAGTCCGGTGTCGATGCAGGTTTACCTGGATTGTTTCGAGGCCGTCCTTGGGTGGCGACGCCTGAGCCGTCGACCGATCCCCAGGCCTTGGCCAGCGTGAAGGTCTTGGCCGAAGGGCTTGGAGGCGAGTGGATCACTGCGGATGCTGCCTGCCACGATCAGGCCGTGGCTCTGGTGTCCCACCTGCCGGTGATGGTGAGCGCTGCCTTGCTGAGGGCGGTGGGAGATGAACGGGATCCAAGGATTCTGGATCTCGCCCGGCGCTTGGCTTCCAGCGGTTTTGCCGATACCACCCGAGTGGGTGGTGGCAACCCAGCCCTCGGCACGGCGATGGCGTGCCGCAATACGGACGCTCTGCTGAAGGCCCTGGCCGCTTACCGCTGGAGCCTTGAACAGCTGGAGGAGGCGATTCTCAGCGGCCACTGGGCTCAACTGGAGAATGAACTGCAGAAGACCAGCACCCTGCGTCCGGGGTTTGTCGAGAAGGGGCTCAGTCCCCTCAGTTCGCCAGAGTGAGCGTTCGGCCTCGTTCTTCCATTAGCTGGCTGCAAGCCATCAGGGCCGACAGCGTGACTCCCGCGGTTCCCTCGCCAGGGTGAATCGAATCCCCGCAGAGCCATAGTTTTCGAATCGGACTGCGACTGGCCAGACCGAATGGACCGAATCGGTCCGGACTCTGTCCCAGGCCGCCCACAACACCCTTTGGGCGGCCTGTCCAGTAGGCGAAGCCGCGGGGGGTGGATAGTTCGGTGTGGAGCCAGACCTCGGTCGGAAGCGTCAGGGCGTTTTCAACGCCGCGGCGCATCTGCTCCAGCACAATCTGTTTGCGTTCCTGGTACTCCTCTTCCGGAAGGTCATGCCAACCCTCAGGGGTGGTGAACACGCTGGCGATCACCGTGGCTTCTCCGGCCGGAGCACGGCCATCTCCCTCTCTGCTGATCGAGAGGAAGAGGGACCCTGGCGTGTCCCAATCGCACTGCAG
The sequence above is a segment of the Synechococcus sp. PROS-7-1 genome. Coding sequences within it:
- a CDS encoding helicase, with product MLEVQAHQQLKHLLRADAGQWEHQLTLSRLVGRSLRRRDQTSIQLSAGSDERWWLALLVPLCLQSRNTVLVLDPQQRQRFLSLERPRLLQSDLRLGCWSSVHPPTSDQLWLLTPSQLITAYRLGHLRHDDHLVIPEAEHLATRLRDAMAVQLEARHWEELRTAFPATGQGLLDLHERLSRQLFARGSGKCRQLSMPDSALTSVRDLLQLTGPAPEPWSHLAAMGMDTWASWARLDHEHLQWQWTLQPLEPLEEIQDLFSTRPWTLIHGDGGCRRASNPTPPDRDDPVIRIDLREPPRSEPIPIYAPRRQPLPNTEIYASHLLDQCRRLILGRSGLTVVLANDAALLQRLASELAAEFGSRVTIDRACDKPNGVICTSWGWWMTHQPTLPEPDQLITALLPIASLEDPLTAARVKVLKKQGRDWFRDLLLPEALAILIPAIAPLRRSGGRLAILDGRVRSRSWGEQVFQALEPWSSLQRLLPD
- a CDS encoding prephenate/arogenate dehydrogenase, whose translation is MGEERSTGLQALGKVGVVGLGLIGGSIALDLREQGVPVTGLVHRDSTAARAMQRGLVDEVSCHPFCLSDCNTVILALPIEALLTPEPQLVEALPAHAVVTDVGSVKGAVLEVWRDRHPRFVAAHPMAGTDQSGVDAGLPGLFRGRPWVATPEPSTDPQALASVKVLAEGLGGEWITADAACHDQAVALVSHLPVMVSAALLRAVGDERDPRILDLARRLASSGFADTTRVGGGNPALGTAMACRNTDALLKALAAYRWSLEQLEEAILSGHWAQLENELQKTSTLRPGFVEKGLSPLSSPE
- a CDS encoding DUF2839 domain-containing protein, yielding MGEARRRASQGLPPRQQKTNPKDAERFIDWLPLTRSQASQFVSITTRGAWIGIGALVVFWVVVRFVGPAAGWWTLADTP
- a CDS encoding DUF1815 family protein, producing MFLRLSEQYRTVVQDLVMSLQALAKSLQKLGVTATCYVCDDGRDGSGASFVAELGDQHMVRFLVSDFGISWVESRNGRELVKFEGAEAIQELQRIADNLQESRSQRGSSCSIQV
- the recA gene encoding recombinase RecA, with translation MPVEVKSSQSSGGDVRPGERDQALNLVLGQIERNFGKGSIMRLGDASRMRVETISTGALTLDLALGGGYPKGRVVEVYGPESSGKTTLTLHAIAEVQRRGGVAAFVDAEHALDPVYAASLGVDIENLLVSQPDTGEMALEIVDQLVRSAAVDIVVVDSVAALTPRAEIEGEMGDLAVGSQARLMSQAMRKITGNIGKSGCTVIFLNQLRLKIGVTYGNPETTTGGNALKFYASVRLDIRRIQTLKRGTEEYGIRAKVKVAKNKVAPPFRIAEFDILFGRGISTLGCLLDLAEETGVVTRKGAWYSYEGDNIGQGRDNTIGWLEQNPEAKDTIETLVRQKLTEGSEVTSNSMRPLAAAARSAATKPGEKASDAQADVKSKGAA